One Paenibacillus crassostreae DNA segment encodes these proteins:
- the aroQ gene encoding type II 3-dehydroquinate dehydratase encodes MTTIWVINGPNLNLLGVREPGIYGSQNLHTIEDNIRKQASVLDVNVAFYQSNHEGVMIDWIHEAMGTADGIILNPGALTHYSYAIRDAISSVRIPTVEVHLSNIHSREPFRHTSVIAPVAIGQIAGFGATSYELGLIALLRHLEDQGQ; translated from the coding sequence TTGACAACGATATGGGTGATTAATGGACCGAACCTCAATCTTTTGGGAGTGAGAGAGCCTGGAATTTACGGGTCACAAAACTTACATACAATTGAAGATAACATTCGGAAACAAGCAAGTGTTCTAGATGTGAATGTTGCTTTCTATCAATCAAATCATGAAGGCGTCATGATCGATTGGATTCATGAAGCTATGGGAACGGCAGATGGAATTATTCTTAATCCTGGAGCATTGACTCATTATAGTTATGCAATACGCGATGCAATTAGTTCTGTACGCATTCCAACAGTAGAGGTACACTTATCCAATATTCACTCAAGAGAGCCTTTTCGACATACGTCTGTGATTGCCCCAGTTGCCATTGGGCAGATTGCTGGATTCGGTGCAACAAGCTATGAACTTGGATTGATTGCACTGTTACGGCATTTGGAAGATCAGGGACAGTAG
- a CDS encoding YqhR family membrane protein — translation MNQHQEKNNTYTSVIPFAIELGFFAGLFWGTIHWFFYVLKFTKIIPAYLVEPFFKHEFLNSGAGHLIGLLAFIVFSILVSMLYVSLFRKMNGPWPGVIYGIIWWLLVFMLFGPLFNMVKPLSALTATTIISEFCLYLLWGLFIGYTIAMEFTDERMREPNEVES, via the coding sequence ATGAATCAACATCAAGAGAAGAATAATACATATACCAGCGTGATTCCTTTTGCAATAGAGTTGGGTTTCTTTGCAGGTTTATTTTGGGGGACGATACATTGGTTTTTTTATGTTTTGAAATTTACGAAGATTATTCCAGCATATTTAGTAGAACCTTTTTTTAAACATGAGTTTTTAAATAGTGGTGCGGGACATCTTATAGGTTTATTAGCTTTTATTGTATTTTCAATTTTGGTTTCTATGCTTTATGTATCATTGTTTCGAAAGATGAATGGACCCTGGCCAGGAGTGATTTATGGAATCATATGGTGGCTACTTGTCTTTATGTTGTTTGGTCCGTTGTTCAATATGGTCAAGCCACTATCAGCTCTGACTGCTACGACAATTATCAGCGAATTTTGCTTATATCTTTTGTGGGGATTGTTTATAGGCTATACGATTGCCATGGAATTTACAGATGAAAGAATGAGAGAACCTAACGAAGTGGAGAGTTGA
- a CDS encoding DUF1385 domain-containing protein, with the protein MPQDSSTVSYGGQAVIEGVMFGGKNINVTAVRRKSNEITFLEVPREDKSWVKKLRKIPLIRGVVSIIDSSAKGSKHLNYSADAYADDEIDPEERTKQKEKEESGLSLSMMIGVAAVGVLSFIVSKLIFTLVPVFLEDFIFGGLFDNYILHNLVEGVIKLTLLLVYLWAITLTPVVKRLFQYHGAEHKVISTYEAGDELTVANVQKHSRLHYRCGSSFMMLTIVLGVLIYSLVPWDNMLDRVMQRIILLPVVIAVSFEFLKLTNALRETPVLRYLGYPGLWLQLLTTKEPLDEQVEVSIASFNRMRELDVELEKSKVNSSIRNGVIDAVKG; encoded by the coding sequence TTGCCTCAAGATTCTAGTACTGTCAGTTATGGTGGCCAAGCTGTCATAGAAGGCGTAATGTTTGGCGGAAAAAATATCAATGTCACCGCAGTAAGACGGAAAAGCAATGAAATTACTTTTTTAGAAGTTCCTCGTGAGGATAAATCCTGGGTGAAGAAACTGCGTAAAATCCCTCTTATTCGTGGTGTTGTCAGTATTATAGATTCTAGTGCTAAGGGATCCAAACACTTGAATTACTCAGCAGATGCCTATGCAGATGATGAGATTGACCCAGAAGAACGTACCAAGCAGAAAGAAAAAGAAGAATCCGGATTAAGTTTATCGATGATGATTGGTGTTGCTGCAGTTGGTGTGCTCTCTTTTATCGTTAGTAAGCTAATCTTTACACTTGTACCGGTGTTTCTTGAAGACTTCATATTCGGTGGGTTGTTTGATAACTATATTCTGCATAACTTAGTAGAAGGTGTTATCAAACTTACACTGTTACTTGTATATCTTTGGGCGATTACCTTAACTCCCGTTGTAAAGCGACTATTCCAATATCATGGTGCAGAACATAAAGTTATATCTACCTATGAAGCAGGAGATGAATTGACAGTCGCTAATGTACAGAAGCATAGCCGTCTACATTATCGTTGTGGTAGTAGCTTTATGATGCTTACCATCGTGTTGGGCGTTCTTATCTATTCACTCGTACCATGGGATAATATGTTGGATCGTGTTATGCAACGTATTATTTTATTACCTGTCGTGATTGCCGTTTCCTTTGAATTCTTGAAGCTCACGAATGCCTTAAGAGAAACTCCCGTTTTACGGTATCTCGGCTACCCTGGACTATGGTTACAACTACTCACTACTAAGGAACCTTTAGATGAACAAGTAGAAGTTTCTATTGCTTCTTTTAACCGCATGAGAGAACTCGATGTTGAACTTGAGAAGTCTAAAGTGAATTCCTCGATCAGAAACGGAGTCATAGATGCTGTGAAAGGATGA